Proteins found in one Actinokineospora alba genomic segment:
- a CDS encoding Kelch repeat-containing protein, protein MSGSLRRTAPEPGSRAGLRGARLVGAVLLAASVAVPGASPAVAQTPVGAGVEVDPAVVEQLRADGSADFWVEFDAAADLAGAYGIADWAERGRYVVERLKATASTSQSAVVADLRTRAVKHSAYWVSNRIVVRDGTQAVLDSVTARAEVRKVAATRTVRIPQQEPAAKVEQVDAVEWNIASVNADDVWAEFGVRGAGVVVGSIDTGVQFDHPALVDSYRGARGDETFDHNFAWFDPDSTCVPRGQPCDDEGHGTHVMGSVVGDGGAGNQVGVAPAAKWITAKACRADGCPDHALIAAGQWMLAPTDLAGQNADPARRPQVINNAWSSPDGTDTWYQETVRAWLASGQFAVFANGGNGFNRCATVGAPASYPESYGVGAHNVDNELAWASGLGPSPIDGGIKPNVTAPGIDVRSATVGGGYGYSSGTSMAAAHVSGAVALVLSAAPTLVGDVPATRAALDASAADVGAPDFLGCGSAPGADNSFGAGLLDAFAAVTRVAGAGVATVSGKLTDAATGAPIGGARVLARGGETDEARTAADGTYHLFLVPGGYDLTAEAFGYAAETAAVTAVAGQVTRHDAALDPVPRVRLSGVVTDGSGHGWPLRASVDISGYPGGPVSTDAVTGAYSVELVPGGTHTVTVAADGYQPSTREVTVPAGDSTQDFTLLADATCTAPGYRLQHGLFEAFDSGSRPDGWTVVINEEDFFDPTARAWRFNNPFGRGNLTGGTGLFATADSDFEGFVAMDTELVSPPVDLSAVDAPVIRFRQDFSANSHEIAEVDLSIDGGSTWETVFSQPGDFGLGDRRGPRVEEIPVPGAAGLTDVRVRFHYYNAMFDWWWQVDDVLVGGGPCARVDGGLVVGKVTDAATGVALPATVTSVDDPPETTTAGRDGRYALFTARTGERTFTASHNGFESHTRAVDVVAGAVTRADFALGSGHLVVSPPKVESTVEANGSSRTTLTLTNDGTVDARFTLSERDRGFASATTPNAGSTPVQRVRVPGHNGWAGPAPGSGDGSDPAATEPPWEAIAGYPGRVYDTASATHDGKVYVVGGIHGADGDSIFSNDLYVYDPADNRWNAKADFTIGREAPAAAFIGDKLYVAGGWDDVGKSVRRLEIYDPTTDTWTLGADAPEGRTAPGLAALDGKLYLIAGCVDATCSSRSEVFRYDPAANSWQTLGDYPEAVSFLSCGTIDGRLHCAGGSGDTPVPTTGTYSYDPTTDTWTPVAPMTVPRWGGAHAVANGQLIVAGGVAGAEPFGGGWFYEITNEVTAYDPVTDTWTALPAMGNAVYRTSGACGFYKIGGIVDVFPSPKTRLAERLPGYDQCGSSDVPWMELSTTTGTVPAGGSVTVDVTLTGSEQPGTLTGVVTVTEDTPHQVPAVPVSVSVTPPASWGKVQGTVTGLGHCDTAGAPAVGATVDVDGAQRDFRLTTGADGTFAVWMDSANGPVSVTATRDGFVAAAAPGVAVTAGKTTKADLALRPDQGCAVAEPARLDLTVGEGRTVAADLVLRNRGAGGYDAAVAETPFLLDPTVSRPIQVRASDSAGLPGTPPEPVAPIPSWFDGARVPGGISSYAHAQCDGDPDRLYLFSGINAGGVSADATWRYDAAANSWAELAPLPQDLWPESRERFGLTNAAAVCEAGQIHLIGGTHNFVYRDVHFVYDIARDTWTTAAPAPRVVAEAAAAAWNGRVYLVGGADDQVHGTTDEVDVYDIATDTWTTSPTPMPVAAEGMAYARAGKYLYLAGGTAEVGSPAPTTTQRLDLVTGEWTTGPALPAGRFATGLAATDTALYLLGGFQLGRGATDNVERLALADWPGGSWTSFDPLPENKLAHAGFCSQAITGAEIVTAGGFDTGSVSERTLVHGISPERCPTIRADVPWLSVSPAAAAVPADDSATLRVTVDAANLAVGEHQATLLVRTTDPGAPELRVPIRVAVQALAPPSLYLSVESGGAIGAADEDIVGVNPDGVVTPYFDGSDVGLAGLAVDAFARLPDGALALSFTEPGTVPGVGAVDDSDLVRFVPTALGKDTEGTFGLWFDGSDVAMTTDDEDIDAVDVLADGRIALSTVGDLKVTGMTAADEDLTAFTPTTLGPTTAGSYAVLFDGSDVGLSTADEDVDAAAFRTDGVLVLSTIGALAAPGVTASDDDLVAFTPTLLGRDTTGRFAALFDGAALGLEPDDVTGVEVP, encoded by the coding sequence CGACACCGGCGTCCAGTTCGACCACCCGGCCCTCGTGGACAGCTATCGCGGCGCTCGCGGCGACGAGACGTTCGACCACAACTTCGCCTGGTTCGACCCGGACTCGACCTGCGTTCCGCGCGGGCAGCCGTGCGACGACGAGGGCCACGGCACGCACGTCATGGGCAGCGTGGTGGGCGATGGCGGGGCGGGCAACCAGGTCGGTGTCGCGCCTGCCGCGAAGTGGATCACCGCGAAGGCGTGCCGGGCCGACGGCTGCCCGGACCACGCCCTGATCGCCGCGGGCCAGTGGATGCTGGCTCCGACCGACCTGGCCGGACAGAACGCCGATCCGGCGCGGCGGCCGCAGGTGATCAACAACGCCTGGTCGAGTCCGGACGGGACGGACACCTGGTACCAGGAGACGGTCCGGGCGTGGCTGGCGTCCGGCCAGTTCGCGGTCTTCGCCAACGGTGGCAACGGGTTCAACCGGTGCGCCACCGTGGGCGCGCCCGCGAGTTACCCCGAGAGCTACGGTGTCGGCGCGCACAACGTCGACAACGAGTTGGCGTGGGCGTCCGGTTTGGGGCCGTCTCCGATCGATGGGGGCATCAAGCCCAACGTCACCGCCCCCGGTATCGACGTGCGCAGCGCGACGGTCGGTGGCGGCTACGGCTACTCCTCCGGGACGTCGATGGCCGCGGCGCACGTGTCCGGCGCGGTCGCGCTGGTGTTGTCCGCGGCGCCGACGCTCGTCGGCGACGTGCCCGCGACGCGGGCCGCTCTCGACGCGTCCGCTGCCGACGTGGGTGCGCCCGACTTCTTGGGCTGTGGGTCCGCGCCCGGTGCCGACAACTCCTTCGGCGCGGGTCTGCTCGACGCGTTCGCCGCCGTCACCCGGGTCGCGGGCGCCGGTGTCGCCACCGTGAGCGGCAAGCTCACCGACGCGGCCACCGGTGCGCCGATCGGGGGTGCCCGGGTCCTGGCCCGGGGCGGCGAGACCGACGAGGCGCGCACCGCCGCCGACGGCACGTATCACCTGTTCCTGGTCCCCGGCGGCTACGACCTGACCGCTGAGGCCTTCGGCTACGCCGCGGAGACCGCGGCCGTGACCGCTGTCGCCGGGCAGGTCACCCGGCACGACGCGGCGCTCGACCCGGTGCCGCGGGTGCGGCTGTCCGGTGTCGTGACCGATGGCTCCGGGCACGGCTGGCCGCTGCGCGCGAGTGTCGACATCAGCGGGTATCCGGGTGGCCCGGTGTCGACCGACGCGGTCACCGGCGCCTACTCGGTGGAACTCGTCCCTGGCGGCACGCACACCGTCACGGTCGCGGCCGACGGCTACCAGCCGAGCACCCGCGAGGTCACCGTGCCCGCGGGCGACTCCACCCAGGACTTCACCCTGCTCGCCGACGCCACCTGCACCGCGCCCGGCTACCGGCTCCAGCACGGGTTGTTCGAGGCCTTCGACAGCGGCTCCCGGCCCGACGGCTGGACCGTGGTGATCAACGAGGAGGACTTCTTCGACCCCACCGCCCGCGCCTGGCGGTTCAACAACCCCTTTGGGCGCGGCAATCTGACCGGCGGCACGGGGTTGTTCGCCACCGCGGACAGCGACTTCGAGGGCTTCGTCGCGATGGACACCGAGCTGGTCAGCCCACCGGTCGACCTGAGTGCGGTCGACGCCCCGGTGATCCGCTTCCGGCAGGACTTCAGCGCGAACAGCCACGAGATCGCCGAGGTCGACCTGAGCATCGACGGCGGCTCCACCTGGGAGACCGTGTTCAGCCAACCCGGCGACTTCGGCCTGGGCGACCGGCGTGGACCGCGCGTGGAGGAAATCCCCGTCCCCGGCGCGGCGGGTCTGACCGATGTGCGGGTGCGCTTCCACTACTACAACGCGATGTTCGACTGGTGGTGGCAGGTCGACGACGTGCTGGTCGGTGGCGGGCCGTGTGCGCGGGTCGACGGCGGCCTGGTCGTCGGCAAGGTCACGGACGCGGCCACCGGGGTGGCGCTCCCGGCGACGGTCACCAGCGTCGACGACCCGCCGGAGACGACCACCGCGGGCCGCGACGGCCGCTACGCGCTGTTCACCGCCCGCACCGGCGAACGTACCTTTACCGCGTCCCACAACGGTTTCGAGTCGCACACGCGGGCCGTCGACGTGGTCGCGGGGGCGGTCACGCGGGCGGACTTCGCCCTCGGGTCCGGTCACCTGGTGGTGAGCCCGCCGAAGGTCGAGTCGACCGTGGAGGCGAACGGGTCGTCCCGGACGACGCTGACCCTGACCAACGACGGCACCGTCGACGCCCGGTTCACGCTGAGCGAGCGCGACCGCGGGTTCGCTTCGGCCACGACCCCCAACGCCGGTTCCACGCCCGTGCAGCGGGTGCGGGTGCCCGGGCACAACGGCTGGGCAGGCCCGGCCCCGGGCTCGGGTGACGGCAGCGACCCGGCGGCCACTGAGCCGCCGTGGGAGGCCATCGCGGGGTACCCGGGCCGGGTGTACGACACGGCGTCGGCGACCCACGACGGGAAGGTGTACGTCGTCGGCGGCATCCACGGCGCCGATGGCGACAGCATCTTCTCCAACGACCTCTACGTCTACGACCCGGCGGACAACCGCTGGAACGCGAAGGCCGACTTCACCATCGGCCGTGAGGCGCCTGCCGCGGCGTTCATCGGCGACAAGCTCTACGTCGCGGGTGGCTGGGACGATGTGGGGAAGTCCGTGCGGCGACTGGAGATCTACGACCCCACCACCGACACCTGGACGCTCGGCGCCGACGCCCCGGAAGGGCGGACCGCCCCCGGGCTCGCCGCGCTCGACGGCAAGCTGTACCTCATCGCAGGCTGTGTCGACGCCACGTGCTCGTCGCGATCGGAGGTGTTCCGCTACGACCCCGCCGCCAACTCCTGGCAGACCCTCGGCGACTATCCGGAGGCCGTCTCCTTCCTGTCCTGCGGCACGATCGACGGCAGGCTGCACTGCGCGGGCGGCAGCGGTGACACCCCGGTGCCGACGACCGGCACGTACTCCTACGACCCGACGACGGACACCTGGACGCCGGTCGCGCCGATGACCGTGCCCCGGTGGGGCGGGGCGCACGCGGTCGCAAACGGTCAGCTGATCGTGGCGGGCGGGGTGGCGGGCGCTGAACCGTTCGGCGGCGGCTGGTTCTACGAGATCACCAACGAGGTCACCGCCTACGACCCGGTCACCGACACGTGGACCGCGCTGCCCGCCATGGGCAACGCCGTCTACCGGACTTCCGGTGCGTGCGGTTTCTACAAGATCGGTGGCATCGTCGACGTGTTCCCGTCCCCGAAGACGCGGTTGGCCGAGCGGCTGCCCGGCTACGACCAGTGCGGCTCGTCGGACGTGCCCTGGATGGAACTGAGCACCACCACGGGAACGGTCCCGGCCGGTGGGAGCGTGACCGTCGACGTGACGCTGACCGGCAGTGAGCAGCCGGGAACGCTCACGGGCGTCGTCACCGTCACCGAGGACACCCCGCACCAGGTGCCGGCGGTCCCGGTGTCGGTGAGCGTGACCCCGCCCGCGTCGTGGGGCAAGGTCCAGGGCACGGTCACCGGTCTCGGCCACTGCGACACGGCGGGCGCGCCCGCGGTCGGGGCGACGGTCGACGTCGACGGCGCTCAGCGGGACTTCCGGCTGACCACCGGTGCGGACGGGACGTTCGCCGTGTGGATGGACAGCGCCAATGGCCCGGTGTCCGTCACCGCCACCCGCGACGGATTCGTCGCCGCCGCCGCGCCGGGAGTCGCCGTGACCGCGGGGAAGACGACCAAGGCGGACCTCGCGCTGCGGCCCGACCAGGGGTGCGCGGTCGCGGAGCCCGCGCGGCTGGACCTGACCGTCGGCGAAGGCCGTACGGTCGCGGCCGACCTTGTCCTGCGCAACCGCGGCGCCGGTGGCTACGACGCCGCGGTCGCCGAGACACCGTTCCTGCTCGATCCCACTGTGTCGCGCCCGATCCAGGTGCGCGCGTCCGATTCGGCCGGCCTGCCCGGGACCCCGCCGGAGCCGGTGGCGCCGATCCCGTCGTGGTTCGACGGCGCGCGGGTGCCCGGCGGTATCAGCTCCTACGCGCACGCCCAGTGCGACGGCGACCCGGACCGCCTCTACCTGTTCAGCGGGATCAACGCGGGCGGTGTGAGTGCGGACGCCACCTGGCGGTACGACGCCGCGGCGAACAGTTGGGCCGAGTTGGCTCCGCTGCCGCAGGACCTGTGGCCGGAGTCGCGGGAGCGATTCGGGCTGACCAACGCGGCGGCGGTCTGTGAGGCGGGGCAGATCCACCTCATCGGCGGGACCCACAACTTCGTCTACCGCGATGTGCACTTCGTCTACGACATCGCCCGCGACACGTGGACGACCGCGGCGCCCGCGCCGCGTGTGGTGGCCGAAGCGGCCGCGGCCGCGTGGAACGGGCGCGTCTACCTGGTCGGTGGCGCCGATGACCAGGTCCACGGCACGACCGACGAGGTCGACGTCTACGACATCGCGACCGACACGTGGACGACGTCACCCACGCCGATGCCCGTCGCCGCCGAGGGCATGGCGTACGCGCGCGCAGGCAAGTACCTCTACCTCGCGGGCGGCACCGCCGAGGTGGGCTCGCCCGCACCGACCACCACCCAGCGCCTGGACTTGGTGACGGGGGAGTGGACCACGGGTCCGGCGCTGCCCGCGGGCAGGTTCGCCACCGGGCTCGCCGCGACCGACACCGCGCTCTATCTGCTCGGTGGGTTCCAGCTCGGCCGCGGCGCGACCGACAACGTCGAACGGCTGGCCCTCGCCGACTGGCCCGGTGGGTCGTGGACGTCCTTCGACCCGCTGCCGGAGAACAAGCTCGCCCACGCGGGCTTCTGCAGCCAGGCGATCACCGGTGCCGAGATCGTGACCGCGGGCGGGTTCGACACCGGCTCCGTCTCCGAACGGACCCTGGTGCACGGCATCTCGCCGGAACGCTGCCCGACGATCCGCGCGGACGTCCCGTGGTTGTCGGTGTCCCCGGCGGCGGCGGCCGTGCCCGCCGACGACTCGGCCACGCTGCGGGTCACCGTGGACGCCGCGAACCTGGCCGTCGGCGAGCACCAGGCGACTCTGCTGGTGCGCACGACCGACCCTGGGGCGCCTGAACTGCGGGTGCCGATCCGGGTCGCGGTCCAGGCCCTGGCGCCACCTTCGCTGTACCTGTCCGTGGAATCCGGCGGGGCGATCGGGGCGGCCGATGAGGACATCGTCGGTGTCAACCCGGATGGGGTGGTCACTCCTTACTTCGATGGCAGCGACGTGGGTCTCGCGGGTCTCGCCGTGGATGCCTTCGCCCGGTTGCCCGATGGCGCGTTGGCGCTGTCGTTCACCGAACCGGGAACGGTCCCGGGTGTCGGCGCGGTGGACGATTCGGACCTGGTCCGGTTCGTCCCGACCGCGCTGGGCAAGGACACCGAGGGCACGTTCGGGCTGTGGTTCGACGGCAGCGACGTGGCGATGACCACCGACGACGAGGACATCGACGCCGTGGACGTCCTCGCTGACGGTCGCATCGCGCTGTCGACGGTCGGCGATCTGAAGGTCACCGGTATGACCGCGGCCGACGAGGACCTCACCGCGTTCACCCCGACCACGCTCGGGCCGACGACCGCCGGTTCCTACGCGGTGTTGTTCGACGGCAGCGATGTCGGGCTCAGCACCGCTGACGAGGACGTCGACGCGGCCGCGTTCCGCACTGACGGCGTCCTGGTGCTCAGCACCATCGGCGCGCTCGCCGCACCGGGGGTGACCGCGTCCGACGACGACCTGGTGGCGTTCACCCCGACCCTGCTGGGCCGCGACACCACCGGGAGGTTCGCCGCCCTGTTCGACGGCGCCGCCCTGGGGCTCGAACCCGACGACGTCACGGGAGTCGAGGTCCCATGA